One Stenotrophomonas oahuensis genomic region harbors:
- a CDS encoding CS1 type fimbrial major subunit — translation MNRIIKQTVAALALCTAAISVHAAEAHVTVWANVDPTLSLLKADGSALPDAVQLPYRAGQGLSSWTERVRIFSNDTTLDVDVRLAEPAVLVPRVAAAGAVDVPLRVTLNGRELGVAPIDFTADQLFLGAIPGASIEMPLTVAQAVPGPISAAGLYDGPVSLVLAQKAGSL, via the coding sequence ATGAACCGCATCATCAAGCAGACCGTCGCCGCACTCGCCCTGTGCACCGCTGCCATCTCCGTGCACGCGGCCGAAGCACACGTCACCGTGTGGGCCAACGTTGACCCCACCTTGTCACTGCTCAAGGCCGATGGCAGCGCGCTGCCCGATGCAGTGCAACTGCCGTATCGCGCCGGGCAGGGGCTGAGCAGCTGGACCGAGCGCGTGCGCATCTTCTCCAACGACACCACGCTGGATGTCGATGTGCGGTTGGCCGAACCTGCCGTGCTGGTGCCACGCGTTGCCGCTGCGGGCGCGGTCGATGTGCCGTTGCGGGTCACCCTCAACGGGCGCGAACTCGGTGTGGCTCCGATTGATTTCACCGCCGATCAGTTGTTCCTGGGGGCCATTCCCGGTGCGTCCATCGAAATGCCGCTGACCGTTGCACAGGCGGTGCCCGGCCCGATCAGCGCGGCAGGTCTGTATGACGGCCCGGTCAGCCTGGTGCTGGCGCAGAAAGCCGGCAGCCTGTAA